A genomic segment from Fusarium keratoplasticum isolate Fu6.1 chromosome 10, whole genome shotgun sequence encodes:
- a CDS encoding 3-oxoacyl-acyl-carrier-reductase, with protein MASPQPFANKVIAITGAGSGIGRATALYLGQRGASLAISDVNKASVDAVAAAIHAEVPGAKVVASAVDVSKADQVKSWIEKTAAEFGKLDGAANIAGTGGSEEPVPLDAQTDDGWNFVLNINLAGTMYCLREELRVLSEGGSIVNTSSVLGLRSSPTPGGSPYVTSKHGVLGLTRTVAREYGHKNIRVNCVNPGAIATPMMGSYDGQQNPLPEYIQPPIARWGAPQEVAQLIGFLLGDESRYISGTSVVIDGGLLC; from the exons ATGGCGTCCCCGCAACCCTTTGCCAACAaggtcatcgccatcaccggCGCCGGCAGTGGAATCGGCCGCGCCACCGCTCTCTACCTAGGCCAACGGGGTGCCTCCCTCGCTATCTCAGATGTTAACAAGGCCTCCGTGGACGCCGTCGCTGCCGCAATCCACGCTGAAGTCCCTGGCGCCAAGGTCGTCGCCTCGGCTGTGGACGTGAGCAAGGCCGATCAGGTTAAGTCGTGGATTGAGAAAACTGCTGCCGAGTTCGGTAAATTGGACGGCGCTGCCAATATTGCTGGCACGGGTGGCAGTGAAGAGCCTGTTCCCCTGGACGCCCAGACTGATGACGGCTGGAACTTTGTCCTCAATATCAACCTCGCGGGCACAATGTACTGCCTTCGCGAGGAGCTTCGGGTGCTCTCTGAAGGCGGATCAATCGTGAACACCTCGAGCGTGCTGGGCCTGCGCAGTTCGCCTACTCCAGGAGGCAGCCCGTATGTTACCAGCAAGCACGGCGTTCTCGGATTGACCAGGACCGTCGCGAGAGAGTATGGCCACAAGAACATCCGTGTCAACTGCGTCAACCC AGGTGCGATTGCGACCCCCATGATGGGTTCATACGACGGTCAACAGAATCCCTTGCCCGAGTACATTCAGCCCCCTATCGCTAGATGGGGAGCTCCCCAGGAAGTCGCGCAGTTGATTGGGTTCCTGCTGGGAGACGAGTCTCGCTATATTAGCGGGACTTCGGTTGTCATTGATGGAGGATTGCTTTGTTAG